The proteins below come from a single Triticum aestivum cultivar Chinese Spring chromosome 5D, IWGSC CS RefSeq v2.1, whole genome shotgun sequence genomic window:
- the LOC123121494 gene encoding protein Brevis radix-like 1: MLTCIACSRQLGGGVPPLHEPPEDEDVVDAGAGVGGAATPSTRQAIKALTAQIKDMALKASGAYRHCKPCAGSSAGASGRHHPYHHRGGSGFRGSDASDRFHYAYRRAAGGGSSGEATPSMSARTDFPAGDEEEEEEEDGMSSGGGGGGKEDNAKEWVAQVEPGVLITFVSLPQGGNDLKRIRFSREMFNKWQAQRWWAENYDKVMELYNVQRFNHQSVPLPTTPKSEDESSKEDSPVTPPLDKERVPRSLQRPTSGGGAMGYSSSDSLEHHSNHYSNGLHHHHGHQCYDSVGLESTPKLSSISGAKTETSSMDASMRTSSSPEEVDRSGELSVSISNASDQEREWVEEDQPGVYITIRALPGGIRELRRVRFSREKFSEMHARLWWEENRARIHEQYL; encoded by the exons ATGCTCACGTGCATCGCCTGCTCCAGGCAGCTCGGCGGCGGGGTGCCGCCGCTGCACGAGCCGCCGGAGGACGAGGACGTCGTCGATGCCGGCGCGGGCGTGGGAGGCGCTGCCACGCCCAGCACCCGGCAGGCCATCAAGGCGCTCACGGCCCAG ATCAAGGACATGGCGCTCAAGGCGTCGGGCGCGTACCGGCACTGCAAGCCCTGCGCCGGCTCCTCCGCGGGGGCCTCGGGGCGCCACCACCCGTACCACCACCGCGGCGGCAGCGGCTTCCGGGGCTCCGACGCCTCCGACCGCTTCCACTACGCCTACCGCCGCGCCGCGGGCGGCGGCTCCAGCGGGGAGGCCACGCCATCCATGAGCGCGCGCACCGACTTccccgccggcgacgaggaggaagaagaggaggaggacgggatgtcatctggcggcggcggcggcggcaaggaggACAACGCCAAGGAGTGGGTGGCGCAGGTGGAGCCCGGCGTCCTCATCACCTTCGTCTCGCTGCCGCAAGGTGGCAACGACCTCAAACGCATCCGATTCAG CCGTGAGATGTTCAACAAATGGCAAGCGCAAAGATGGTGGGCTGAAAACTATGACAAAGTTATGGAACTTTACAACGTGCAGAGGTTTAATCATCAAAGTGTTCCTCTCCCTACTACTCCAAAGTCTGAAGATGAG AGCTCCAAGGAGGACAGCCCGGTAACACCACCACTGGACAAGGAGCGAGTACCTCGTTCTTTACAGAGACCAACATCGGGGGGCGGAGCGATGGGTTACTCTTCATCTGATTCTCTTGAGCACCATTCTAACCACTACTCTAAtggcctccaccatcaccacggaCACCAGTGCTATGATTCAGTGGGGCTGGAATCGACACCAAAGCTGTCAAGTATAAGTGGGGCCAAGACAGAAACCTCATCGATGGATGCGTCAATGAGGACGAGTTCATCTCCAGAAGAGGTCGACAGATCCGGTGAGCTCTCGGTGTCCATCAGCAACGCGAGCGACCAAGAGAGGGAATGGGTTGAGGAAGACCAGCCTGGTGTATATATTACCATCCGGGCTTTGCCTGGTGGCATCAGAGAACTCCGCCGTGTTCGATTCAG CCGAGAGAAGTTCAGCGAGATGCACGCTAGGCTATGGTGGGAAGAGAACCGAGCGAGGATACATGAACAGTACCTCTGA